In Candidatus Vicinibacter proximus, the following are encoded in one genomic region:
- the fumC gene encoding class II fumarate hydratase: protein MSFRTEKDTMGLVQVPSHVYWGAQTQRSIDNFKIARETNKMPIEIIRAFAYLKKAAAITNFEAGVLPQSTLNLISAVCDEILEGRLDDQFPLVVWQTGSGTQSNMNVNEVIAYRAHVINGGALIDEKKSVHPNDDVNKSQSSNDTFPTAMHIAAYKMLVDCTLPGIKKLRDTLQEKSKAFWTVVKIGRTHLMDATPLTLGQELSGYVAQLTHGIRAIENTMPHLAELALGGTAVGTGINTPPAYSENVAKHIAALTGLPFVTAPNKFEALAAHDAIVETHGALKTVACSMMKIANDIRLLASGPRCGIGEIYIPDNEPGSSIMPGKVNPTQCEAMTMVAAQVLGNDVAINIGGATGHFELNVFKPMMIYNFLHSARLIGEVCVSFNDKCAIGIEPLYDNIKSNLDNSLMLVTALNTKIGYYKAAEIAQTAHKSGKTLKQTALDLGYLSAEDFDNWVKPEEMVGNL from the coding sequence ATGTCTTTCAGAACAGAAAAAGATACGATGGGTTTGGTACAAGTGCCTTCCCACGTTTATTGGGGCGCACAGACTCAACGCTCCATTGACAATTTTAAGATTGCCAGGGAAACGAATAAAATGCCGATCGAAATCATCCGGGCCTTTGCCTATCTTAAAAAAGCCGCAGCCATTACGAATTTTGAAGCAGGGGTTCTACCTCAATCTACTTTAAATCTCATTTCCGCAGTTTGCGATGAAATATTGGAGGGAAGGTTGGACGATCAGTTTCCATTGGTAGTCTGGCAAACCGGTTCAGGAACGCAATCCAATATGAATGTAAATGAGGTGATCGCCTACAGGGCGCATGTGATAAATGGTGGAGCACTGATAGATGAAAAAAAATCTGTCCATCCAAATGACGATGTAAACAAGTCACAGTCTTCCAATGATACTTTTCCGACAGCAATGCACATTGCCGCCTACAAAATGCTGGTAGATTGCACACTGCCGGGGATTAAAAAATTGCGCGATACCCTGCAGGAAAAATCCAAAGCATTTTGGACGGTTGTGAAAATTGGCCGAACGCATCTCATGGATGCTACGCCATTAACCCTGGGTCAGGAATTATCCGGGTATGTTGCACAATTGACACACGGCATTCGTGCCATTGAAAATACCATGCCTCATCTGGCAGAGTTGGCATTGGGCGGAACTGCTGTCGGAACCGGAATCAATACCCCTCCTGCATACTCCGAAAACGTGGCCAAACACATCGCTGCACTTACAGGATTGCCATTTGTAACCGCCCCAAATAAATTTGAAGCTCTTGCAGCACACGATGCCATTGTCGAAACGCACGGGGCTTTAAAAACCGTCGCTTGCAGCATGATGAAAATTGCCAATGACATCAGACTTCTAGCATCCGGACCAAGATGCGGCATTGGTGAAATTTACATTCCGGACAATGAGCCTGGATCTTCCATCATGCCCGGGAAAGTAAATCCAACGCAGTGCGAAGCCATGACCATGGTCGCTGCGCAAGTATTGGGAAATGACGTTGCGATCAACATAGGTGGCGCAACCGGTCATTTTGAACTAAATGTGTTCAAACCGATGATGATTTATAATTTTCTGCATAGTGCACGATTGATCGGAGAAGTGTGTGTATCCTTTAATGATAAATGTGCCATTGGCATCGAGCCGTTGTACGATAATATAAAATCCAATCTCGATAATTCACTTATGTTGGTGACGGCGCTGAATACCAAGATTGGTTATTATAAAGCAGCAGAGATTGCACAGACCGCACACAAGTCCGGAAAGACTTTGAAACAAACCGCACTCGACCTTGGATATCTGAGTGCAGAAGATTTTGACAACTGGGTTAAACCGGAAGAAATGGTAGGAAATCTTTGA
- a CDS encoding T9SS type A sorting domain-containing protein produces the protein MYHFTVNKLATIIFLGLLILDNTNSQSWTERKSLPAGALARNHPVTFTLDGKGYVATGNTVNNSDVFKDVWRYDPGTNDWEELAVFPGEARGYSYGVAYEGKGYLGFGLARSGHLKDLWEFDPSTEKWKQLPSCPCVGRTHPALVAHQGKIYVGAGGGQMGDLKDWWAYDLKSQTWSQKDSFPGFKRHHPFFFEVGEYIYVGFGHSGPFIFKDMFRYDPKLDKWQEVASLPSQGRVAGTQFTYKGKGYLLSGQGEDHQNLKTGEFWAYTPENDSWSQLPPHPGSGRWAPGSFLIGSSIYLTSGTPDGGDVKDLWSFDLDLLAGIKPIDLPSFEVYPNPASEFINIATEDFGFAEVQILNVYGQKVLNPMNKEPKLDVRHLAEGVYFLQLTKNGIARSTKFVIQR, from the coding sequence ATGTACCATTTTACAGTGAATAAATTGGCCACAATTATTTTCCTGGGTCTTTTGATCCTCGACAATACAAATTCTCAATCCTGGACAGAGCGAAAATCCTTGCCTGCCGGAGCTCTTGCAAGAAACCATCCCGTGACTTTTACCCTTGACGGGAAAGGTTATGTTGCCACAGGAAATACCGTGAACAACTCAGATGTTTTTAAAGATGTCTGGAGATATGATCCGGGGACCAATGATTGGGAGGAGCTGGCTGTCTTTCCTGGGGAAGCTCGTGGCTATTCCTACGGAGTTGCCTATGAAGGCAAGGGCTACCTTGGTTTTGGTTTGGCCAGATCAGGTCATCTCAAGGATTTATGGGAATTCGACCCTTCGACAGAAAAATGGAAACAATTACCCTCATGTCCTTGTGTTGGCAGGACCCATCCTGCATTAGTAGCTCATCAGGGTAAAATATATGTAGGCGCAGGAGGTGGACAAATGGGGGATCTCAAAGATTGGTGGGCTTATGATCTCAAATCCCAGACCTGGAGCCAGAAGGACAGTTTCCCGGGATTTAAGCGCCATCATCCGTTTTTCTTTGAAGTTGGTGAATATATCTATGTAGGTTTTGGGCACAGCGGACCATTTATTTTCAAGGACATGTTTCGTTATGACCCTAAGCTGGATAAATGGCAAGAAGTGGCTTCTTTACCTTCTCAGGGTAGGGTAGCGGGGACACAATTCACCTACAAGGGAAAAGGATACTTGCTCAGTGGGCAGGGAGAAGACCATCAAAACCTTAAGACCGGCGAGTTTTGGGCTTATACGCCTGAAAATGATAGTTGGAGTCAATTACCTCCTCATCCCGGTAGTGGAAGGTGGGCACCGGGTTCTTTTTTAATTGGGAGCAGTATTTACTTGACCAGCGGTACCCCTGATGGGGGGGATGTAAAAGATTTATGGTCGTTTGACTTAGACTTATTGGCTGGAATTAAACCTATAGATTTACCATCTTTCGAAGTATATCCGAATCCGGCAAGTGAATTTATCAATATAGCAACTGAAGACTTTGGATTTGCTGAAGTACAAATTCTGAATGTCTATGGACAAAAAGTTTTGAATCCGATGAACAAAGAACCCAAACTAGATGTCAGGCATCTTGCTGAGGGGGTGTATTTTCTTCAGCTAACTAAAAATGGGATTGCGAGGAGTACCAAATTTGTCATCCAGAGATAG
- a CDS encoding methylmalonyl-CoA mutase family protein, producing the protein MIQASIAYQAKYKIRILTAASLFDGHDAAINIMRRIMQSSGAEIIHLGHNRSALEIVDAAIQEDVQGIAITSYQGGHNEFFKYIHDLLKERGCGHIKLFGGGGGTILPSEIEDLHSYGINRIYSPDDGRHMGLQGMINDLLSQCDFETGSSINGEVKALGNRDFRAIARLISAVENFPQDADALISSLGKPKSDVQTPILGITGTGGAGKSSLVDELIRRFVLDFPEKTIAILSVDPSKRKTGGALLGDRIRMNAIHPEFHGGRVYMRSLATRQSNLALSPHIKNALQILKVANFDLIVLETSGIGQSDTEIVDFSNVSLYVMTPEYGAATQLEKIDMLDFADIVAINKFDKRGAQDALRDVRKQYQRNKQWWDKSPDEMPVYGTIASQFNDPGTNHLYKSLISLIKEKTGSDLNSTIDIPTGESEKIYIIPPGRTRYLSEISENNRKYDEWVNTQSSLAHQWQSLDESVRWMKEDETIQTKLKSKIESVKINMDGQVRVLLESWEDKKKAYAADEYIYKVRDKEVKVATKSLSLSLTKIPKVVLPKYRSWGDILRWSLQENVPGEFPYTAGVFPFKRKEEDPTRMFAGEGGPERTNRRFHYVSVDMPANRLSTAFDSVTLYGEDPDYRPDIYGKVGNSGVSICSLDDAKKLYSGFDLCDPRTSVSMTINGPAATICAFFMNVAIDQQCELYIKANNLQNKVEAAFKRKYDDKNLPRPKYVGELPPGNNGLGLMLLGLTGDEVLDQDIYHQLKAKALKSVRGTVQADILKEDQAQNTCIFSTEFSLKLMGDVQEYFIRHAVRNFYSVSISGYHIAEAGANPISQLAFTLSNGFTFVEYYLSRGMNIDDFAPNLSFFFSNGVDPEYAVIGRVARRIWAKAMKHKYKANERSQMLKYHIQTSGRSLHAQEISFNDIRTTLQALYAIYDNCNSLHTNAYDEAITTPTEESVRRAMAIQLIINNELGLAKNENPLQGSFIIEELTDLVEEAVLSEFDRISERGGVLGAMETMYQRSKIQEESLYYETLKHTGEYPLIGVNTFLSKDGSPTILPKEVIRATEEEKVDQIKSLENLKKVNEDISAAALRSLQIAAVHHDNIFNHLMEAVKSCSLGQITTALYAVGGKYRRNM; encoded by the coding sequence ATGATTCAGGCTTCCATCGCCTACCAGGCCAAATATAAAATTCGTATTCTCACAGCAGCCTCCCTTTTTGATGGCCATGATGCTGCCATTAACATCATGCGCAGGATCATGCAAAGCAGTGGTGCTGAAATCATTCACCTTGGTCATAACAGATCTGCTCTGGAGATTGTAGATGCAGCCATCCAGGAGGATGTCCAAGGCATAGCGATTACTTCCTACCAGGGCGGACACAACGAATTTTTCAAATACATCCATGATCTACTCAAAGAAAGAGGATGTGGACACATCAAGCTTTTTGGAGGCGGAGGTGGAACCATTTTACCTTCAGAAATTGAAGACTTGCATTCCTATGGCATAAATCGGATTTACAGTCCGGATGATGGACGCCATATGGGATTACAGGGAATGATCAATGATTTATTGTCTCAATGTGATTTTGAAACAGGAAGCTCCATTAATGGGGAAGTAAAAGCGCTTGGCAACAGGGATTTTAGAGCTATCGCCCGTTTAATTTCAGCCGTTGAAAATTTTCCTCAGGACGCAGATGCGTTGATCAGCAGCCTTGGCAAACCCAAATCAGATGTACAAACTCCCATACTTGGAATCACAGGGACCGGTGGAGCAGGAAAATCCAGTTTGGTGGATGAACTCATCCGAAGATTTGTACTGGACTTTCCGGAAAAAACCATAGCCATTCTTTCTGTTGATCCATCCAAACGAAAAACCGGGGGAGCACTTTTAGGTGACCGCATTCGCATGAATGCCATTCATCCAGAGTTTCATGGCGGAAGGGTGTATATGCGTTCATTGGCTACAAGACAAAGTAACCTTGCACTTTCTCCCCACATCAAAAATGCTCTTCAGATTCTCAAGGTCGCCAATTTTGATTTAATCGTTTTGGAAACCTCTGGCATTGGGCAAAGTGATACGGAAATAGTCGATTTCAGTAATGTCTCCCTCTATGTGATGACGCCTGAATATGGTGCTGCAACGCAATTGGAGAAAATAGATATGTTGGATTTTGCAGACATTGTGGCCATCAATAAGTTTGATAAAAGAGGTGCACAGGATGCGCTTCGTGATGTCCGCAAACAGTATCAGCGGAACAAACAATGGTGGGATAAATCACCGGACGAAATGCCTGTTTATGGAACGATAGCATCTCAATTCAATGATCCTGGAACCAACCACCTGTACAAATCGCTGATTTCACTGATTAAAGAAAAAACCGGCAGCGATCTGAATTCCACCATTGATATCCCAACTGGAGAATCGGAAAAAATCTACATCATTCCTCCAGGAAGAACGAGATACCTCTCTGAAATTTCTGAAAACAACAGAAAGTATGATGAGTGGGTGAACACTCAATCCTCCCTCGCGCATCAATGGCAATCTCTGGATGAATCTGTCCGATGGATGAAAGAGGATGAAACCATACAAACCAAACTAAAAAGTAAAATCGAATCCGTCAAAATAAATATGGACGGACAAGTTAGAGTATTGTTGGAAAGTTGGGAGGATAAAAAGAAAGCCTATGCTGCCGATGAATACATCTACAAAGTGCGCGACAAAGAAGTAAAAGTGGCTACAAAATCGCTTTCACTTTCGCTCACTAAAATCCCAAAAGTTGTACTGCCAAAATACCGCTCCTGGGGAGATATCCTCAGATGGTCCCTTCAGGAAAATGTTCCGGGAGAATTCCCTTATACAGCCGGTGTGTTTCCATTTAAACGAAAAGAAGAAGATCCTACAAGAATGTTTGCCGGAGAAGGTGGCCCGGAGCGAACCAATAGGAGATTTCATTATGTCAGTGTAGACATGCCAGCTAACAGGTTAAGCACCGCATTTGATTCCGTAACTTTATATGGAGAGGATCCAGATTATCGTCCGGACATTTATGGTAAAGTTGGAAACAGCGGTGTAAGTATATGTTCGCTGGATGATGCCAAAAAATTGTACAGTGGATTTGACCTGTGTGATCCAAGGACTTCGGTGAGTATGACCATCAATGGTCCCGCTGCAACCATCTGTGCTTTCTTTATGAATGTGGCCATTGACCAACAATGTGAGCTATATATCAAGGCTAATAATTTGCAGAATAAAGTTGAAGCTGCATTTAAAAGAAAATACGATGATAAAAATTTACCCAGACCAAAATATGTCGGTGAATTACCTCCCGGAAATAATGGACTTGGTTTGATGTTATTAGGTCTTACCGGAGATGAAGTTCTGGATCAGGACATTTACCATCAGTTGAAAGCGAAAGCACTTAAATCGGTCCGGGGCACCGTGCAGGCGGATATTCTTAAAGAAGATCAGGCACAAAACACCTGTATTTTCTCTACTGAATTTTCATTAAAACTGATGGGGGATGTTCAGGAGTATTTTATTCGCCATGCAGTGCGCAATTTTTATTCTGTCTCCATCAGTGGTTATCACATTGCGGAAGCGGGTGCAAATCCAATTTCACAATTGGCCTTTACGCTTTCCAATGGATTCACTTTTGTGGAATATTATTTATCGAGAGGAATGAACATTGATGATTTTGCACCAAACCTCTCCTTCTTTTTTTCCAATGGCGTAGATCCTGAATATGCAGTGATCGGCAGAGTGGCGCGAAGAATATGGGCTAAGGCGATGAAGCATAAATACAAAGCAAATGAACGCTCTCAAATGCTCAAATACCATATTCAAACATCCGGAAGATCTCTGCATGCACAAGAAATAAGTTTTAATGACATTCGCACTACCCTGCAGGCCTTGTATGCGATTTACGACAATTGCAATTCGTTGCATACCAATGCCTACGATGAAGCGATCACTACACCTACTGAAGAATCGGTAAGAAGAGCCATGGCCATTCAGTTAATCATTAACAACGAACTGGGTCTGGCTAAAAATGAAAATCCGCTTCAGGGATCTTTTATCATTGAAGAACTGACGGATTTGGTAGAAGAGGCGGTGTTATCAGAATTTGATCGGATTTCAGAGCGGGGTGGAGTGTTGGGAGCGATGGAAACCATGTACCAAAGAAGCAAGATTCAGGAAGAGAGTTTATATTATGAAACCTTGAAACATACCGGAGAGTATCCACTGATTGGAGTCAATACATTTTTGTCCAAAGATGGATCTCCAACCATTTTGCCCAAAGAAGTAATACGCGCTACTGAAGAAGAAAAAGTAGATCAGATCAAATCTCTTGAAAATCTTAAAAAGGTCAACGAAGATATTTCTGCTGCCGCACTTCGCAGTTTGCAAATAGCTGCTGTCCACCACGACAATATTTTCAATCATCTGATGGAAGCAGTAAAGAGTTGTTCTCTGGGACAAATCACCACCGCACTTTACGCTGTCGGCGGAAAATATCGACGTAATATGTGA